One region of Alosa alosa isolate M-15738 ecotype Scorff River chromosome 1, AALO_Geno_1.1, whole genome shotgun sequence genomic DNA includes:
- the eif4g1a gene encoding eukaryotic translation initiation factor 4 gamma 1a isoform X1, whose product MNKPPQPITGPPSVPHPAPSPGLTQAAFPPGQPPSVVFATPPPQMNTAPQPRQFAPGPGPRALHQQVLTSLSWPPGLSKGGFRSLQPYYPNRASLPSNAPRVQPSNPPRPVAPTHVYQTSSQVMMIPQQPLQFPNSQGPAYFIPSGQYRAPYMPQAQQYPVPSGTAGFYSGTSPEYGSYAGAYYPAQAQYPSPVQTTPVMINPTQQPQAPPPQQAPPPPQGPPKRERKQIRIRDPNQGGKDITEEIMSGGRTTSTPTPPQSVGPEVSGSAQTNGESLPTAAPAAAGATATRADERVKLAAPTPPPPVKTPEPAVTVAPPAPKVKPDAEVEADDAEVPIAPSESESTTPPPPAPASPSPPPVEVPAPTPAPEEAKVCVVDAPAPPSSGAASAPHDAAPAPTATVEPLALPQEDKPEPAKEEELEEEKQEEVAPVSAPEPPAPVPTAPSEEPATAPAPAPAPAVAAPAANGSEEPAKKQEAPAAPVVPDTPTSEPDAEPEPAEPQLPNGLPQDPEEPPTAKPAEVEAVIEAKVVTQEQEVAPATEVAPVAQETEEKAEEALPATTSCPVEETTTMQAPLSVPKKKKKLKDLDKKDGGDMLDAFKEPEEEPAPKPVAPQPEPVEARPATPPAPPAEDPDQTWEEKEDKLDTENIEPDVNKAVELKYQYKEDQWKPINPEEKKRYDREFLLGFQFISASMSKPEGLPHISDVVLDKANKTPLRPIDPSRLMNCGPDFTPSFANLGRPSASGRGPPPGPRRSQQGQRKEPRKIIASVSLNDDVQLNKAEKAWKPGVKKATRRGEDEEVADDPEVAKTQELFKRVRSVLNKLTPQMFQQLMKQVTELTIDTEERLKGVIDLIFEKAISEPNFSVAYANMCRCLMGLKVPTSDKPGVTVNFRKLLLNRCQKEFEKDKDDDEIFEQKQKELDAASEGDRQRLNDELEEAKDQARRRSLGNIKFIGELFKLKMLTEPIMHDCIVKLLKNHDEESLECLCRLLSTIGKDLDFEKAKPRMDQYFNQMEKIIKERKTSSRIRFMLQDVLDVRRNNWVPRRGDQGPKTIDQIHKEAELEEHREQSKVQQLLMNKKDIGGRGSGGGGGGGGGGGRGGPHSSGGGRNSQPQDEGWNTVPISKNRPIDTSRLSKITKPGALDFNNQLLAPGGKGTWGSWGKGSSGGTGAKPSGEQESGRPATSTLNRFSALQQSGPPSSSSSSSVEADRRVPQRSSSSRDRSERSDRDRERFDRFDRRNDRSQDRQRQPITKRSFSRENEERSRGGDSRGPGDAVRRVASMTDDRDRGSRDRGSRDRGSRDRGSRDRGGHGRDRSKDSVKREAAPTPPPSKQAMSEDDVDKKAKAIIEEYLHINDVKEAVQCVQELNSESLLFVFVRNGVESTLERSTIARDKLGQLLRHLVSAGTVTPDQYYKGLQETLEMADDMAIDIPHIWLYLAEIITPMLHEGGIPMGQLFREVAKPLMPMGKAAVLLVQILNLLCKGLSHKKAGGLWKEAGLNWKDFLPEDEDVNKFVTEQKVEFTLGEESEKPSKKELPGEEVGKQLDRLLKDKANNQRIHDWVEANLDEQQISANQFVRALMTSVCQAAIICENPYKVDVEQITQRAKLLQKYLSDEQKELQALYALQALMVHMEQPANLLRMFFDTLYDEDVIKEEAFYKWESSKDPAEQQGKGVALKSVTAFFTWLREAEDESDNS is encoded by the exons ATGAATAAACCGCCACAGCCTATAACAGGACCCCCCTCTGTCCCCCACCCTGCCCCTTCCCCTGGACTGACACAG GCTGCCTTTCCCCCTGGCCAGCCCCCATCTGTTGTCTTTGCTACACCACCTCCACAAATGAACACTGCACCGCAACCCCGACAG TTTGCTCCAGGGCCAGGGCCACGCGCTTTACACCAACAGGTACTAACATCCCTGTCTTGGCCTCCGGGACTCTCAAAG GGTGGATTCAGGTCTTTGCAG CCCTACTACCCGAACCGGGCCAGTCTGCCCAGCAATGCCCCTCGGGTCCAGCCCAGCAACCCCCCGCGGCCTGTGGCGCCCACCCATGTGTACCAGACCAGCTCCCAGGTCATGATGATCCCCCAGCAGCCCCTGCAGTTCCCCAACTCTCAGGGCCCAGCCTACTTCATCCCCTCCGGACAG TACCGTGCACCGTACATGCCTCAGGCTCAACAGTACCCAGTGCCCAGTGGAACAGCTGGGTTTTACTCTGGGACCAGTCCAGAATACGGTTCATACG CTGGAGCCTACTACCCTGCCCAGGCCCAGTACCCCTCCCCTGTGCAGACCACGCCCGTCATGATTAATCCCACACAGCAGCCAcaggctcctcctcctcagcaagCTCCTCCCCCACCACAGGGCCCACCCAAAAGGGAGCGCAAACAG ATTCGGATACGGGATCCTAACCAGGGAGGCAAGGATATTACAGAGGAGATAATGTCTGGAGGAAGGACTACCTCTACTCCTACGCCTCCTCAG TCTGTTGGGCCTGAGGTGTCGGGCTCTGCACAAACCAATGGGGAAAGCCTGCccactgctgctcctgctgccgcTGGCGCCACTGCGACGAGAGCAG ATGAGCGAGTTAAGCTGGCTGCCCCAACCCCTCCTCCCCCTGTCAAAACCCCCGAGCCGGCCGTGACTGTTGCCCCACCCGCTCCCAAGGTCAAACCTGACGCAGAGGTCGAAGCGGATGATGCAGAGGTCCCCATCGCACCCAGCGAGTCAGAGTCCACCACCCCACCGCCTCCCgcccctgcctctccctctccccctccagtGGAAGTGCCTGCCCCAACGCCCGCCCCCGAGGAGGCCAAAGTCTGCGTTGTGGATGCACCAGCGCCTCCGTCTTCGGGAGCAGCTTCGGCCCCACATGACGCTGCCCCGGCCCCCACTGCCACGGTTGAGCCTCTGGCCCTCCCACAGGAGGACAAGCCAGAGCCAGCCAAGGAGGAGGAgttggaggaggagaagcaggAGGAGGTGGCCCCAGTGTCGGCCCCTGAGCCCCCCGCCCCGGTCCCAACTGCTCCCAGCGAGGAGCCCGCtactgctcctgctcctgctcctgctcctgcagtCGCAGCCCCTGCCGCCAACGGCAGTGAGGAGCCTGCCAAGAAACAGGAAGCCCCAGCCGCCCCGGTAGTGCCGGACACGCCTACCTCTGAACCCGACGCAGAGCCTGAGCCCGCTGAGCCCCAGCTGCCCAACGGCTTGCCCCAGGACCCCGAGGAGCCGCCCACGGCCAAGCCTGCCGAGGTGGAGGCAGTCATCGAGGCCAAGGTGGTCACCCAAGAGCAGGAGGTCGCCCCTGCCACAGAGGTCGCCCCGGTGGCACAAGAAACTGAGGAGAAGGCAGAGGAAGCCCTCCCAGCCACAACTAGCTGCCCAGTAGAGGAGACCACTACTATGCAAG CTCCCCTGTCTGTgccaaagaaaaagaagaagctAAAGGACCTGGACAAAAAAGATGGTGGAGACATGCTGGATGCCTTTAAAGAG CCTGAGGAGGAGCCCGCTCCCAAGCCAGTAGCCCCTCAGCCGGAGCCCGTTGAGGCCCGACCCGCCACTCCCCCCGCCCCTCCAGCTGAGGACCCTGACCAGActtgggaggagaaggaggacaaGCTGGACACAGAGAACATCGAGCCAGACGTGAACAAGGCTGTTGAGCTGAAGTACCAGTACAAAGAAG ACCAGTGGAAGCCCATTAACCCAGAGGAGAAGAAGCGCTACGACCGTGAGTTCCTGCTGGGCTTCCAGTTCATCAGTGCCAGCATGAGCAAGCCTGAGGGCCTGCCACACATCAGCGATGTGGTGCTGGACAAG GCTAATAAGACGCCACTGCGTCCCATTGACCCAAGTCGTCTGATGAACTGTGGCCCAGACTTCACCCCCTCCTTCGCCAACCTCGGCAGACCATCCGCTAGTGGCCGTGGCCCT CCACCCGGACCACGGCGTTCTCAGCAGGGCCAGCGCAAGGAGCCGCGCAAGATCATCGCCAGCGTGTCCCTGAACGATGACGTGCAGCTCAACAAAGCCGAGAAGGCCTGGAAGCCAGGTGTCAAGAAGGCTACACGCCGCGGGGAAGATGAGGAGGTGGCGGATGACCCTGAGGTGGCCAAGACGCAGGAGCTGTTCAAGCGCGTGCGCAGTGTGCTCAACAAGCTGACGCCCCAGATGTTCCAGCAACTGATGAAGCAGGTGACGGAGCTCACCATCGACACCGAGGAGCGCCTCAAGGGCGTCATCGACCTCATCTTCGAGAAAGCCATCTCCGAGCCCAACTTCAGTGTGGCTTACGCCAACATGTGTCGCTGCCTTATGGGG CTTAAAGTCCCAACATCAGACAAGCCGGGAGTCACTGTGAATTTCCGCAAGCTGCTGCTCAACCGTTGTCAGAAAGAGTTTGAGAAGGACAAGGATGACGACGAGATCTTTGAGCAGAAACAAAAGGAGTTGGATGCTGCCTCAGAG GGAGACCGCCAGCGCCTCAATGACGAGTTGGAGGAGGCCAAGGACCAGGCCCGTCGGCGGTCGCTGGGCAACATCAAGTTCATTGGCGAGCTCTTCAAGCTGAAGATGCTGACCGAGCCCATCATGCATGACTGCATCGTCAAGCTGCTCAAGAACCACGACGAGGAGAGTCTGGAGTGCCTGTGCCGCCTGCTCTCAACCATCGGCAAGGACCTGGACTTCGAGAAGGCCAAG cccCGAATGGACCAGTACTTCAACCAGATGGAGAAGATCATCAAGGAGAGGAAGACCTCGTCCCGAATTCGCTTCATGCTCCAGGACGTCCTGGACGTCAGAAGG AACAACTGGGTGCCCAGGAGAGGAGACCAGGGCCCCAAGACCATCGACCAGATCCACAAGGAGGCTGAGCTAGAGGAGCACCGCGAGCAGAGCAAGGTGCAGCAGCTGCTCATGAACAAGAAGGACATTGGGGGCCGGGGAAGTGGaggtggtggcggcggtggtggtggaggtggccgCGGCGGACCCCACTCCTCAGGGGGCGGCCGCAACAGCCAACCCCAGGACGAGGGCTGGAACACAGTGCCCATCTCCAAGAACCGACCCATCGACACAAGCCGCCTCAGCAAGATCACCAAG CCTGGTGCTTTGGACTTCAACAACCAGCTGCTGGCTCCTGGAGGGAAGGGGACCTGGGGCAGCTGGGGAAAGGGCAGCAGCGGGGGCACTGGGGCCAAGCCCAGCGGCGAACAGG AATCTGGTCGGCCGGCCACCAGCACCCTCAACCGCTTCTCAGCACTGCAGCAGTCTggacctccctcctcctcctcctcctcctctgtggaGGCCGACAGGAGAGTCCCACAGAG AAGCAGCTCCAGCAGGGACCGTAGCGAGCGCAGCGACCGGGACAGGGAGCGATTTGACCGGTTTGACCGCCGGAACGACAGGAGCCAAGATCGCCAACGGCAGCCCATCACCAAGCGCAGCTTCAGCCGGGAGAACGAGGAGCGGAGCCGAGGAGGCGACAGCCGGGGTCCCGGTGACGCCGTGCGTCGCGTGGCCAGCATGACTGACGACCGCGACCGAGGCAGCAGGGACCGGGGCAGCCGCGACAGAGGCAGCAGAGACCGGGGCAGCAGGGATAGAGGCGGACACGGCAGGGACCGAAGCAAAGACAGTG TGAAGAGGGAGGCTGCTCCTACTCCCCCTCCCAGCAAACAGGCCATGAGTGAGGATGATGTGGACAAGAAGGCCAAGGCCATCATCGAGGAGTACCTGCACATCAACGACGTGAAG gaggcagtgcagtgtgtgcaggagCTGAACAGCGAGTCGCTGCTCTTCGTGTTTGTGCGGAACGGTGTGGAGTCCACTCTGGAGCGCAGCACCATCGCTAGGGACAAGTTGGGGCAGCTGTTGCGCCACCTGGTCAGCGCCGGCACGGTCACCCCTGACCAATACTACAAAGG GCTGCAGGAGACTCTGGAGATGGCTGACGACATGGCCATAGACATTCCCCACATCTGGCTCTACCTGGCTGAGATCATCACCCCTATGCTGCACGAGGGAGGCATACCCATGGGCCAGCTCTTCAG GGAGGTGGCAAAGCCTTTAATGCCGATGGGGAAAGCTGCAGTCCTCCTGGTCCAGATCCTCAACTTGCTCTGCAAAGGACTA AGCCATAAAAAGGCTGGTGGCCTTTGGAAAGAGGCTGGGCTGAACTGGAAGGACTTCTTGCCTGAGGATGAGGACGTAAACAAGTTTGTCACGGAACAG AAAGTGGAGTTCACCCTGGGAGAGGAATCGGAGAAGCCCAGCAAGAAGGAGCTGCCTGGGGAGGAGGTGGGCAAGCAGCTGGACAGACTCCTCAAGGACAAGGCCAACAACCAGAGGATCCACGACTGGGTGGAG GCCAACTTGGACGAGCAGCAGATAAGCGCCAATCAGTTTGTGCGAGCTCTGATGACCTCCGTCTGTCAGGCTGCCATCATCT GTGAGAATCCCTACAAGGTGGATGTGGAACAGATTACCCAGAGGGCCAAGCTGCTGCAGAAGTACCTATCTGATGAGCAGAAGGAGCTTCAGGCTCTCTACGCCCTCCAGGCCCTCATGGTGCACATGGAACAACCAGCCA ACTTGCTGCGCATGTTTTTCGACACACTGTATGACGAAGACGTGATTAAAGAGGAGGCTTTCTACAAGTGGGAGTCTAGCAAGGACCCAGCTGAACAGCAGGGCAAGGGCGTGGCCCTCAAGTCCGTCACTGCTTTCTTCACCTGGCTGCGGGAGGCGGAGGACGAGTCGGATAACAGCTAG
- the eif4g1a gene encoding eukaryotic translation initiation factor 4 gamma 1a isoform X2 yields the protein MNKPPQPITGPPSVPHPAPSPGLTQAAFPPGQPPSVVFATPPPQMNTAPQPRQFAPGPGPRALHQQGGFRSLQPYYPNRASLPSNAPRVQPSNPPRPVAPTHVYQTSSQVMMIPQQPLQFPNSQGPAYFIPSGQYRAPYMPQAQQYPVPSGTAGFYSGTSPEYGSYAGAYYPAQAQYPSPVQTTPVMINPTQQPQAPPPQQAPPPPQGPPKRERKQIRIRDPNQGGKDITEEIMSGGRTTSTPTPPQSVGPEVSGSAQTNGESLPTAAPAAAGATATRADERVKLAAPTPPPPVKTPEPAVTVAPPAPKVKPDAEVEADDAEVPIAPSESESTTPPPPAPASPSPPPVEVPAPTPAPEEAKVCVVDAPAPPSSGAASAPHDAAPAPTATVEPLALPQEDKPEPAKEEELEEEKQEEVAPVSAPEPPAPVPTAPSEEPATAPAPAPAPAVAAPAANGSEEPAKKQEAPAAPVVPDTPTSEPDAEPEPAEPQLPNGLPQDPEEPPTAKPAEVEAVIEAKVVTQEQEVAPATEVAPVAQETEEKAEEALPATTSCPVEETTTMQAPLSVPKKKKKLKDLDKKDGGDMLDAFKEPEEEPAPKPVAPQPEPVEARPATPPAPPAEDPDQTWEEKEDKLDTENIEPDVNKAVELKYQYKEDQWKPINPEEKKRYDREFLLGFQFISASMSKPEGLPHISDVVLDKANKTPLRPIDPSRLMNCGPDFTPSFANLGRPSASGRGPPPGPRRSQQGQRKEPRKIIASVSLNDDVQLNKAEKAWKPGVKKATRRGEDEEVADDPEVAKTQELFKRVRSVLNKLTPQMFQQLMKQVTELTIDTEERLKGVIDLIFEKAISEPNFSVAYANMCRCLMGLKVPTSDKPGVTVNFRKLLLNRCQKEFEKDKDDDEIFEQKQKELDAASEGDRQRLNDELEEAKDQARRRSLGNIKFIGELFKLKMLTEPIMHDCIVKLLKNHDEESLECLCRLLSTIGKDLDFEKAKPRMDQYFNQMEKIIKERKTSSRIRFMLQDVLDVRRNNWVPRRGDQGPKTIDQIHKEAELEEHREQSKVQQLLMNKKDIGGRGSGGGGGGGGGGGRGGPHSSGGGRNSQPQDEGWNTVPISKNRPIDTSRLSKITKPGALDFNNQLLAPGGKGTWGSWGKGSSGGTGAKPSGEQESGRPATSTLNRFSALQQSGPPSSSSSSSVEADRRVPQRSSSSRDRSERSDRDRERFDRFDRRNDRSQDRQRQPITKRSFSRENEERSRGGDSRGPGDAVRRVASMTDDRDRGSRDRGSRDRGSRDRGSRDRGGHGRDRSKDSVKREAAPTPPPSKQAMSEDDVDKKAKAIIEEYLHINDVKEAVQCVQELNSESLLFVFVRNGVESTLERSTIARDKLGQLLRHLVSAGTVTPDQYYKGLQETLEMADDMAIDIPHIWLYLAEIITPMLHEGGIPMGQLFREVAKPLMPMGKAAVLLVQILNLLCKGLSHKKAGGLWKEAGLNWKDFLPEDEDVNKFVTEQKVEFTLGEESEKPSKKELPGEEVGKQLDRLLKDKANNQRIHDWVEANLDEQQISANQFVRALMTSVCQAAIICENPYKVDVEQITQRAKLLQKYLSDEQKELQALYALQALMVHMEQPANLLRMFFDTLYDEDVIKEEAFYKWESSKDPAEQQGKGVALKSVTAFFTWLREAEDESDNS from the exons ATGAATAAACCGCCACAGCCTATAACAGGACCCCCCTCTGTCCCCCACCCTGCCCCTTCCCCTGGACTGACACAG GCTGCCTTTCCCCCTGGCCAGCCCCCATCTGTTGTCTTTGCTACACCACCTCCACAAATGAACACTGCACCGCAACCCCGACAG TTTGCTCCAGGGCCAGGGCCACGCGCTTTACACCAACAG GGTGGATTCAGGTCTTTGCAG CCCTACTACCCGAACCGGGCCAGTCTGCCCAGCAATGCCCCTCGGGTCCAGCCCAGCAACCCCCCGCGGCCTGTGGCGCCCACCCATGTGTACCAGACCAGCTCCCAGGTCATGATGATCCCCCAGCAGCCCCTGCAGTTCCCCAACTCTCAGGGCCCAGCCTACTTCATCCCCTCCGGACAG TACCGTGCACCGTACATGCCTCAGGCTCAACAGTACCCAGTGCCCAGTGGAACAGCTGGGTTTTACTCTGGGACCAGTCCAGAATACGGTTCATACG CTGGAGCCTACTACCCTGCCCAGGCCCAGTACCCCTCCCCTGTGCAGACCACGCCCGTCATGATTAATCCCACACAGCAGCCAcaggctcctcctcctcagcaagCTCCTCCCCCACCACAGGGCCCACCCAAAAGGGAGCGCAAACAG ATTCGGATACGGGATCCTAACCAGGGAGGCAAGGATATTACAGAGGAGATAATGTCTGGAGGAAGGACTACCTCTACTCCTACGCCTCCTCAG TCTGTTGGGCCTGAGGTGTCGGGCTCTGCACAAACCAATGGGGAAAGCCTGCccactgctgctcctgctgccgcTGGCGCCACTGCGACGAGAGCAG ATGAGCGAGTTAAGCTGGCTGCCCCAACCCCTCCTCCCCCTGTCAAAACCCCCGAGCCGGCCGTGACTGTTGCCCCACCCGCTCCCAAGGTCAAACCTGACGCAGAGGTCGAAGCGGATGATGCAGAGGTCCCCATCGCACCCAGCGAGTCAGAGTCCACCACCCCACCGCCTCCCgcccctgcctctccctctccccctccagtGGAAGTGCCTGCCCCAACGCCCGCCCCCGAGGAGGCCAAAGTCTGCGTTGTGGATGCACCAGCGCCTCCGTCTTCGGGAGCAGCTTCGGCCCCACATGACGCTGCCCCGGCCCCCACTGCCACGGTTGAGCCTCTGGCCCTCCCACAGGAGGACAAGCCAGAGCCAGCCAAGGAGGAGGAgttggaggaggagaagcaggAGGAGGTGGCCCCAGTGTCGGCCCCTGAGCCCCCCGCCCCGGTCCCAACTGCTCCCAGCGAGGAGCCCGCtactgctcctgctcctgctcctgctcctgcagtCGCAGCCCCTGCCGCCAACGGCAGTGAGGAGCCTGCCAAGAAACAGGAAGCCCCAGCCGCCCCGGTAGTGCCGGACACGCCTACCTCTGAACCCGACGCAGAGCCTGAGCCCGCTGAGCCCCAGCTGCCCAACGGCTTGCCCCAGGACCCCGAGGAGCCGCCCACGGCCAAGCCTGCCGAGGTGGAGGCAGTCATCGAGGCCAAGGTGGTCACCCAAGAGCAGGAGGTCGCCCCTGCCACAGAGGTCGCCCCGGTGGCACAAGAAACTGAGGAGAAGGCAGAGGAAGCCCTCCCAGCCACAACTAGCTGCCCAGTAGAGGAGACCACTACTATGCAAG CTCCCCTGTCTGTgccaaagaaaaagaagaagctAAAGGACCTGGACAAAAAAGATGGTGGAGACATGCTGGATGCCTTTAAAGAG CCTGAGGAGGAGCCCGCTCCCAAGCCAGTAGCCCCTCAGCCGGAGCCCGTTGAGGCCCGACCCGCCACTCCCCCCGCCCCTCCAGCTGAGGACCCTGACCAGActtgggaggagaaggaggacaaGCTGGACACAGAGAACATCGAGCCAGACGTGAACAAGGCTGTTGAGCTGAAGTACCAGTACAAAGAAG ACCAGTGGAAGCCCATTAACCCAGAGGAGAAGAAGCGCTACGACCGTGAGTTCCTGCTGGGCTTCCAGTTCATCAGTGCCAGCATGAGCAAGCCTGAGGGCCTGCCACACATCAGCGATGTGGTGCTGGACAAG GCTAATAAGACGCCACTGCGTCCCATTGACCCAAGTCGTCTGATGAACTGTGGCCCAGACTTCACCCCCTCCTTCGCCAACCTCGGCAGACCATCCGCTAGTGGCCGTGGCCCT CCACCCGGACCACGGCGTTCTCAGCAGGGCCAGCGCAAGGAGCCGCGCAAGATCATCGCCAGCGTGTCCCTGAACGATGACGTGCAGCTCAACAAAGCCGAGAAGGCCTGGAAGCCAGGTGTCAAGAAGGCTACACGCCGCGGGGAAGATGAGGAGGTGGCGGATGACCCTGAGGTGGCCAAGACGCAGGAGCTGTTCAAGCGCGTGCGCAGTGTGCTCAACAAGCTGACGCCCCAGATGTTCCAGCAACTGATGAAGCAGGTGACGGAGCTCACCATCGACACCGAGGAGCGCCTCAAGGGCGTCATCGACCTCATCTTCGAGAAAGCCATCTCCGAGCCCAACTTCAGTGTGGCTTACGCCAACATGTGTCGCTGCCTTATGGGG CTTAAAGTCCCAACATCAGACAAGCCGGGAGTCACTGTGAATTTCCGCAAGCTGCTGCTCAACCGTTGTCAGAAAGAGTTTGAGAAGGACAAGGATGACGACGAGATCTTTGAGCAGAAACAAAAGGAGTTGGATGCTGCCTCAGAG GGAGACCGCCAGCGCCTCAATGACGAGTTGGAGGAGGCCAAGGACCAGGCCCGTCGGCGGTCGCTGGGCAACATCAAGTTCATTGGCGAGCTCTTCAAGCTGAAGATGCTGACCGAGCCCATCATGCATGACTGCATCGTCAAGCTGCTCAAGAACCACGACGAGGAGAGTCTGGAGTGCCTGTGCCGCCTGCTCTCAACCATCGGCAAGGACCTGGACTTCGAGAAGGCCAAG cccCGAATGGACCAGTACTTCAACCAGATGGAGAAGATCATCAAGGAGAGGAAGACCTCGTCCCGAATTCGCTTCATGCTCCAGGACGTCCTGGACGTCAGAAGG AACAACTGGGTGCCCAGGAGAGGAGACCAGGGCCCCAAGACCATCGACCAGATCCACAAGGAGGCTGAGCTAGAGGAGCACCGCGAGCAGAGCAAGGTGCAGCAGCTGCTCATGAACAAGAAGGACATTGGGGGCCGGGGAAGTGGaggtggtggcggcggtggtggtggaggtggccgCGGCGGACCCCACTCCTCAGGGGGCGGCCGCAACAGCCAACCCCAGGACGAGGGCTGGAACACAGTGCCCATCTCCAAGAACCGACCCATCGACACAAGCCGCCTCAGCAAGATCACCAAG CCTGGTGCTTTGGACTTCAACAACCAGCTGCTGGCTCCTGGAGGGAAGGGGACCTGGGGCAGCTGGGGAAAGGGCAGCAGCGGGGGCACTGGGGCCAAGCCCAGCGGCGAACAGG AATCTGGTCGGCCGGCCACCAGCACCCTCAACCGCTTCTCAGCACTGCAGCAGTCTggacctccctcctcctcctcctcctcctctgtggaGGCCGACAGGAGAGTCCCACAGAG AAGCAGCTCCAGCAGGGACCGTAGCGAGCGCAGCGACCGGGACAGGGAGCGATTTGACCGGTTTGACCGCCGGAACGACAGGAGCCAAGATCGCCAACGGCAGCCCATCACCAAGCGCAGCTTCAGCCGGGAGAACGAGGAGCGGAGCCGAGGAGGCGACAGCCGGGGTCCCGGTGACGCCGTGCGTCGCGTGGCCAGCATGACTGACGACCGCGACCGAGGCAGCAGGGACCGGGGCAGCCGCGACAGAGGCAGCAGAGACCGGGGCAGCAGGGATAGAGGCGGACACGGCAGGGACCGAAGCAAAGACAGTG TGAAGAGGGAGGCTGCTCCTACTCCCCCTCCCAGCAAACAGGCCATGAGTGAGGATGATGTGGACAAGAAGGCCAAGGCCATCATCGAGGAGTACCTGCACATCAACGACGTGAAG gaggcagtgcagtgtgtgcaggagCTGAACAGCGAGTCGCTGCTCTTCGTGTTTGTGCGGAACGGTGTGGAGTCCACTCTGGAGCGCAGCACCATCGCTAGGGACAAGTTGGGGCAGCTGTTGCGCCACCTGGTCAGCGCCGGCACGGTCACCCCTGACCAATACTACAAAGG GCTGCAGGAGACTCTGGAGATGGCTGACGACATGGCCATAGACATTCCCCACATCTGGCTCTACCTGGCTGAGATCATCACCCCTATGCTGCACGAGGGAGGCATACCCATGGGCCAGCTCTTCAG GGAGGTGGCAAAGCCTTTAATGCCGATGGGGAAAGCTGCAGTCCTCCTGGTCCAGATCCTCAACTTGCTCTGCAAAGGACTA AGCCATAAAAAGGCTGGTGGCCTTTGGAAAGAGGCTGGGCTGAACTGGAAGGACTTCTTGCCTGAGGATGAGGACGTAAACAAGTTTGTCACGGAACAG AAAGTGGAGTTCACCCTGGGAGAGGAATCGGAGAAGCCCAGCAAGAAGGAGCTGCCTGGGGAGGAGGTGGGCAAGCAGCTGGACAGACTCCTCAAGGACAAGGCCAACAACCAGAGGATCCACGACTGGGTGGAG GCCAACTTGGACGAGCAGCAGATAAGCGCCAATCAGTTTGTGCGAGCTCTGATGACCTCCGTCTGTCAGGCTGCCATCATCT GTGAGAATCCCTACAAGGTGGATGTGGAACAGATTACCCAGAGGGCCAAGCTGCTGCAGAAGTACCTATCTGATGAGCAGAAGGAGCTTCAGGCTCTCTACGCCCTCCAGGCCCTCATGGTGCACATGGAACAACCAGCCA ACTTGCTGCGCATGTTTTTCGACACACTGTATGACGAAGACGTGATTAAAGAGGAGGCTTTCTACAAGTGGGAGTCTAGCAAGGACCCAGCTGAACAGCAGGGCAAGGGCGTGGCCCTCAAGTCCGTCACTGCTTTCTTCACCTGGCTGCGGGAGGCGGAGGACGAGTCGGATAACAGCTAG